In Massilia forsythiae, one DNA window encodes the following:
- a CDS encoding 4'-phosphopantetheinyl transferase family protein, with protein sequence MTPVGVHWWEAQRGFAPDLPGSDPLFPIEGRSRDAAAAPAVAPGALVIGVRGRDAGRNAARHAIRQALGAALARLTGLAPARIVLRTLPGQAPHALLDPDGDGGRRRVALSISHDGDLSLAAIRTTQAGGNARGGVGNGAGSGGVGIDLMRSAAIPDWRAVAHDYLGPDAARRLAGLPDAQRPMALARAWSEREARLKCLGLPLAEWDGADARRIDAAIACLPLDVPAPYCGALALG encoded by the coding sequence ATGACGCCGGTGGGGGTGCACTGGTGGGAGGCGCAACGCGGATTTGCGCCTGACCTGCCCGGCAGCGATCCTCTCTTTCCCATCGAAGGGCGCAGCCGCGATGCGGCGGCCGCGCCCGCCGTGGCGCCCGGCGCGCTGGTGATCGGCGTGCGCGGCCGGGACGCCGGCCGTAACGCGGCGCGCCATGCGATCCGCCAGGCGCTGGGCGCCGCCCTGGCCCGGCTGACCGGACTGGCTCCCGCCCGCATCGTCCTGCGCACGCTGCCGGGACAGGCGCCGCATGCCCTGCTCGACCCGGATGGCGATGGCGGTAGGCGCCGCGTGGCGCTCTCGATCAGCCATGACGGTGACTTGTCGCTGGCGGCGATCCGGACGACGCAGGCCGGCGGGAACGCCCGAGGTGGCGTCGGCAATGGCGCCGGCAGCGGCGGCGTCGGCATCGACCTCATGCGCAGCGCCGCCATTCCCGACTGGCGCGCCGTCGCCCACGACTACCTGGGACCGGACGCGGCGCGGCGCCTGGCCGGCCTGCCCGACGCGCAGCGCCCGATGGCGCTGGCGCGCGCCTGGAGCGAACGCGAAGCGCGCCTGAAGTGCCTGGGCCTGCCGCTGGCCGAGTGGGACGGCGCCGACGCGCGCCGCATCGACGCGGCCATCGCCTGCCTGCCGCTGGACGTGCCCGCCCCCTATTGCGGCGCGCTGGCGCTGGGCTGA
- a CDS encoding Pls/PosA family non-ribosomal peptide synthetase, whose product MNDHSSPTRHPDVLYGPHQPALLRDEILADLLEATARRIPDQLALVAGARNLTYRELDELADLAASRLIEAGIRPGHIVGLWMPRGIELLVLQAAIAKAGAAWLPVDEDTPVERLLVCMEDAGSPALVSSERMRARLDDHPGGIPQPVHMAESLLAPAAAGAALLRRGAVAGGDPAYVIYTSGSTGKPKGIRIDQRSICHFLRSENEVLGVTEQDRVYQGFSVAFDMSFEEIWISYLVGATLWLGPKETAGDPEALPRLLAENRVTVLHAVPTLLSLFADDVPGLRIINLGGEMCPDSVVERFSKPGRQMFNTYGPTEATVSASLARLEPGRLITIGRPLPNYGLLVIAPEAGPDGLRLLARGETGELCITGPGLSSGYLGRPDLTAEKFVPNPWAAGDDDARLYRTGDLARIEPDGQVVCLGRTDDQVKIRGFRVELGEIEAVLAQQDGVGTVAVLLRKDDGIDRLVAYLVPSNGADDERLAPAVLRRALAERLPPYMVPSRFEVLPLMPRLTSGKIDRKALKAMPLSAPPAADASESDTPETPGEEALFAALAGLFPGQPLRRELDFFSDLGGHSFFAARLATALRADPRFAHVTVRDIYQQRQIGAIASSLDQAAGTAMAEEDWTPPPPLHRWLCGLAQLATVPVLVTLRMAQWLAPFFTYHFFTGDPGDSVARAVAASIGVFLLATLMEFVLAIGGKWLVAGRLQPGSYPLWGMTYFRWWLSDRLLEAAPTYLLAGSSLYTWWLRLLGAKVGHDVVIGSLTLRAPDLLAIGDNVSIGNAVNFENARVERGRLLLGQITLEDDACVSSYAILEGNTRVGKLGHLEGQSALQDGAAVPDGRVWSGSPARDAGAFDTSALPARPHASGARLAGEMLFFVFGILLVATLFFMPVFPSFVLIDWFDERGALAMVRENTILGQLTRYFLLALPASAVLILLTMLVSAGIRWTFLPRLAPGRSAVHSKTYCQKWMVSHIQESSLNVLHGIYATVFAPFWYRLLGAKVGRDAEISTAMGVVPDMLTLGDETFIADAVMLGDEQIDGGWMTMEPTVVSNRSFVGNGSYIPDGTVLPEGVLVGVHTHAPANHHMGGGQTWLGSPPIHLPAREQVSGYPEHLTYHPSPLRRFGRTLVEAFRIVAPHAVVIAVGYTVVLDLMPIAGAGRWGEVIWDLALVGLAYGFGCYLFIVAFKWLLLGRYKKRAEPMWTPFVWLSEGVTNMYEGIAVPNFMRYLRGTPWLPLAFRLLGCRIGRGVYMDTTDITEFDCVAIGDHSELNALSCPQTHLFEDRVMKIDRVEIGSKVYVGPRSTVLYSAKVGHNARLGPLTLVMKGEHIPMATSWSGLPAAPVRA is encoded by the coding sequence ATGAACGATCACTCTTCCCCGACCCGGCACCCCGACGTCCTGTATGGGCCGCACCAACCGGCGCTGCTGCGCGACGAAATCCTGGCCGATTTGCTGGAGGCGACCGCGCGCCGCATCCCCGACCAGTTGGCGCTGGTGGCCGGCGCGCGCAATCTCACTTACCGCGAATTGGACGAACTGGCCGACCTGGCGGCCTCGCGCCTGATCGAGGCCGGCATCCGGCCCGGCCACATCGTCGGCCTGTGGATGCCGCGCGGGATCGAGCTGCTGGTACTGCAGGCCGCCATCGCCAAGGCCGGCGCCGCCTGGCTGCCGGTCGACGAGGACACCCCGGTCGAGCGCCTGCTGGTGTGCATGGAAGACGCCGGCTCGCCGGCGCTGGTGAGCAGCGAACGCATGCGCGCGCGCCTGGACGACCATCCGGGCGGCATCCCGCAGCCGGTGCACATGGCGGAAAGCCTGCTGGCCCCGGCCGCCGCCGGCGCCGCCCTGCTGCGGCGCGGCGCGGTAGCCGGCGGCGACCCCGCCTACGTGATCTACACGTCGGGCTCGACCGGCAAGCCGAAGGGCATCCGCATCGACCAGCGCAGCATCTGCCATTTCCTGCGCAGCGAGAACGAGGTGCTGGGGGTGACGGAACAGGACCGGGTCTACCAGGGCTTCTCGGTGGCCTTCGACATGTCGTTCGAGGAGATCTGGATTTCCTACCTGGTCGGCGCCACCCTGTGGCTGGGGCCGAAGGAAACCGCCGGCGACCCGGAAGCGCTGCCGCGCCTGCTGGCGGAAAACCGCGTCACCGTGCTGCACGCGGTGCCGACCCTGCTGTCGCTGTTCGCCGACGACGTGCCCGGCCTGCGCATCATCAACCTGGGCGGCGAGATGTGCCCGGACAGCGTGGTCGAACGCTTCTCGAAGCCCGGCCGCCAGATGTTCAACACCTACGGCCCGACCGAGGCGACCGTCTCGGCCAGCCTGGCCAGACTCGAACCCGGCCGCCTGATCACGATCGGCCGCCCGCTGCCCAACTACGGCCTGCTGGTGATTGCGCCGGAAGCCGGCCCGGACGGCCTGCGCCTGCTGGCGCGCGGCGAGACCGGGGAATTGTGCATCACCGGTCCCGGCCTGTCGTCCGGCTACCTCGGCCGGCCCGACCTGACGGCGGAAAAATTCGTGCCGAACCCGTGGGCGGCGGGCGACGACGATGCGCGCCTGTACCGCACCGGCGACCTGGCGCGCATCGAGCCGGACGGCCAGGTGGTGTGCCTGGGCCGCACCGACGACCAGGTGAAAATCCGCGGCTTCCGCGTCGAGCTGGGCGAGATCGAAGCGGTGCTGGCACAGCAGGACGGCGTCGGCACCGTCGCCGTCCTGCTGCGTAAGGACGACGGCATCGACCGCCTGGTGGCCTACCTGGTGCCGTCGAACGGCGCGGACGACGAGCGGCTGGCGCCGGCCGTGCTGCGCCGTGCGCTGGCCGAGCGCCTGCCGCCCTACATGGTGCCGAGCCGCTTCGAAGTGCTGCCGCTGATGCCGCGCCTGACCTCGGGCAAGATCGACCGCAAGGCGCTCAAGGCGATGCCATTGAGCGCGCCGCCGGCCGCCGACGCGTCCGAGTCCGACACCCCCGAGACGCCGGGCGAGGAAGCGCTGTTCGCCGCCCTGGCCGGGCTGTTCCCCGGCCAGCCGCTGCGGCGCGAACTGGATTTCTTCAGCGACCTGGGCGGCCACTCGTTCTTCGCCGCGCGTCTGGCCACCGCGCTGCGCGCCGACCCGCGCTTCGCCCACGTGACGGTGCGCGACATCTACCAGCAGCGGCAGATCGGCGCCATCGCCTCCAGCCTGGACCAGGCCGCCGGCACCGCCATGGCCGAGGAAGACTGGACGCCGCCGCCGCCGCTGCACCGCTGGCTGTGCGGCCTGGCCCAGCTGGCCACGGTGCCGGTGCTGGTGACGCTGCGCATGGCGCAGTGGCTGGCGCCGTTCTTCACTTATCACTTCTTTACCGGCGACCCGGGCGACTCGGTGGCGCGCGCGGTGGCCGCCTCGATCGGCGTGTTCCTGCTGGCGACGCTGATGGAATTCGTGCTGGCCATCGGCGGCAAGTGGCTGGTGGCCGGCCGCCTGCAACCCGGCTCGTATCCGCTGTGGGGCATGACCTATTTCCGCTGGTGGCTGTCCGACCGCCTGCTGGAAGCGGCGCCGACCTACCTGCTGGCCGGCTCGTCGCTGTACACCTGGTGGCTGCGCCTGCTCGGCGCGAAAGTCGGGCACGACGTGGTGATCGGGTCGCTGACGCTGCGCGCGCCCGACCTGCTGGCGATCGGCGACAACGTCAGCATCGGCAACGCGGTGAATTTCGAGAACGCGCGCGTCGAGCGCGGCCGCCTGCTGCTGGGGCAGATCACGCTGGAAGACGACGCCTGCGTCTCCTCGTACGCGATCCTGGAAGGCAATACCCGGGTCGGCAAGCTGGGCCACCTGGAAGGCCAGTCGGCGCTGCAGGACGGCGCCGCCGTCCCGGACGGCCGGGTGTGGAGCGGTTCACCCGCGCGCGACGCCGGCGCCTTCGACACGTCCGCCCTGCCGGCGCGCCCGCACGCCAGCGGCGCGCGCCTGGCCGGCGAGATGCTGTTCTTCGTGTTCGGCATCCTGCTGGTGGCGACCCTGTTCTTCATGCCGGTGTTCCCGAGTTTTGTCCTCATCGACTGGTTCGACGAACGCGGCGCGCTGGCGATGGTGCGCGAGAACACCATCCTGGGCCAGCTGACGCGCTACTTCCTGCTGGCGCTGCCGGCCAGCGCGGTGCTGATTCTGTTGACCATGCTGGTCTCGGCCGGCATCCGCTGGACCTTCCTGCCGCGATTGGCCCCGGGCCGCTCGGCGGTGCACAGCAAGACCTATTGCCAGAAATGGATGGTCAGCCACATCCAGGAATCGAGCCTGAACGTCCTGCACGGCATCTACGCCACCGTGTTCGCGCCGTTCTGGTACCGCCTGCTGGGCGCCAAGGTCGGGCGCGACGCCGAGATCTCCACCGCGATGGGCGTGGTGCCGGACATGCTGACGCTGGGCGACGAGACCTTCATCGCCGACGCCGTCATGCTGGGCGACGAGCAGATCGACGGCGGCTGGATGACGATGGAACCGACCGTGGTGTCGAACCGCAGCTTCGTCGGCAACGGCAGCTACATCCCGGACGGCACCGTGCTGCCGGAAGGCGTGCTGGTCGGCGTGCACACGCACGCGCCGGCGAACCACCACATGGGCGGCGGCCAGACCTGGCTCGGCTCGCCGCCGATCCACCTGCCCGCGCGCGAGCAGGTCAGCGGCTACCCGGAACACCTGACCTACCACCCGTCGCCGCTGCGCCGCTTCGGCCGCACGCTGGTGGAAGCCTTCCGCATCGTGGCGCCGCACGCGGTGGTGATCGCGGTCGGCTACACGGTGGTGCTGGACCTGATGCCGATCGCCGGCGCCGGCCGCTGGGGCGAAGTGATCTGGGACCTGGCGCTGGTCGGCCTGGCCTACGGCTTCGGCTGCTACCTGTTCATCGTCGCCTTCAAGTGGCTGCTGCTGGGCCGCTATAAAAAGCGCGCGGAACCGATGTGGACGCCGTTCGTGTGGCTGTCCGAAGGCGTGACCAACATGTACGAGGGCATCGCCGTGCCCAACTTCATGCGCTACCTGCGCGGCACGCCGTGGCTGCCGCTGGCGTTCCGCCTGCTCGGCTGCCGCATCGGCCGCGGCGTCTACATGGACACCACCGACATCACGGAATTTGACTGCGTCGCCATCGGCGACCACAGCGAATTGAACGCCCTGTCCTGCCCGCAGACCCACCTGTTCGAGGACCGCGTGATGAAGATCGACCGTGTCGAGATCGGCAGCAAGGTGTACGTGGGCCCGCGCAGCACGGTGCTGTACAGCGCCAAGGTCGGCCACAACGCGCGCCTGGGACCGCTGACGCTGGTGATGAAGGGCGAGCACATCCCGATGGCGACCAGCTGGAGCGGCTTGCCGGCGGCGCCGGTGCGGGCCTGA
- a CDS encoding methyl-accepting chemotaxis protein codes for MRTNLPVTDIEYLLQEGQSIVSKTDVKGRITYVNPAFVEVSGFGIDELIGKAHNVVRHPDMPPAAFADLWATLQAGMPWTGLVKNRRKNGDFYWVVANVVPVREGGRTVGYMSVRTRPERAQVAAAEAAYTLLREERAQGLAIRRGALVRTGARARLAALRDLPLGRRLGMMLGAQAALMLALTAAADGAVWRILAAGGAGLSLLAWAELQRSVVAPLASAGAAVQALAGGDLSQLPQAGRDDEIGRLLLALRQMNINLTAIVGDVRANVASIEDATRGIADGNRDLARRTEAQAASLEQTAASLAQIAAAAGHNTDSAVRADGLVGDASSVAGRGGEAVRAVGSTMGQISHSATRIVDIIGLIDGIAFQTNILALNAAVEAARAGEQGRGFAVVAGEVRSLAQRSAGAAREIKALIEDSVQKVGQGNELVGAAGQTMREVVASVQDAAAIMHGITGASREQSHGIAQVNAAMGELDGITRENAALVEEAAAASVSVAEQAAHLSQALSVFKLAHKAAA; via the coding sequence GTGCGCACCAATTTGCCCGTCACCGACATCGAATACCTGCTGCAGGAGGGCCAGTCGATCGTGTCCAAGACCGACGTCAAGGGCCGCATCACCTACGTCAACCCGGCCTTCGTCGAAGTCAGCGGCTTCGGCATCGATGAACTGATCGGCAAGGCGCACAACGTGGTGCGCCACCCGGACATGCCGCCGGCCGCTTTCGCCGACCTGTGGGCGACCCTGCAGGCGGGCATGCCCTGGACCGGGCTGGTCAAGAACCGCCGCAAGAACGGCGATTTCTACTGGGTGGTGGCGAACGTGGTGCCGGTGCGCGAGGGCGGGCGCACGGTCGGCTACATGTCGGTGCGCACGCGGCCCGAGCGCGCCCAGGTGGCCGCCGCCGAGGCGGCGTATACACTGTTGCGCGAGGAGCGCGCGCAGGGGTTGGCGATCCGCCGCGGCGCGCTGGTGCGCACCGGCGCGCGGGCACGCCTGGCGGCGCTGCGCGACTTGCCGCTGGGACGGCGCCTGGGCATGATGCTGGGCGCGCAGGCGGCGCTGATGCTGGCGCTGACCGCGGCAGCCGACGGCGCCGTGTGGCGCATCCTGGCGGCGGGCGGCGCCGGCTTGAGCCTGCTGGCCTGGGCCGAGCTGCAGCGCTCTGTCGTGGCGCCGCTGGCCAGCGCCGGCGCGGCCGTGCAGGCGCTGGCCGGCGGCGATTTGTCGCAGCTGCCGCAGGCCGGGCGCGACGACGAGATCGGCCGCCTGCTGCTGGCGCTGCGCCAGATGAACATCAACCTCACCGCGATCGTCGGCGACGTGCGCGCCAACGTGGCCTCGATCGAGGATGCCACGCGCGGCATCGCGGACGGCAACCGCGACCTGGCACGCCGCACCGAGGCGCAGGCCGCCAGCCTGGAACAGACCGCCGCCAGCCTGGCGCAGATCGCCGCCGCGGCCGGCCACAACACCGACAGCGCGGTGCGCGCCGACGGCCTGGTCGGCGACGCTTCCAGCGTGGCCGGGCGCGGCGGCGAGGCGGTGCGCGCGGTCGGCTCGACCATGGGCCAGATCAGCCATTCGGCCACGCGCATCGTCGACATCATCGGGCTGATCGACGGCATCGCCTTCCAGACCAACATCCTGGCGCTGAACGCCGCGGTGGAAGCGGCGCGCGCCGGCGAGCAGGGGCGCGGCTTCGCGGTCGTCGCCGGCGAGGTGCGTTCGCTGGCGCAGCGCTCGGCCGGCGCGGCGCGCGAGATCAAGGCGCTGATCGAGGACTCGGTACAGAAGGTCGGCCAGGGCAACGAACTGGTCGGCGCGGCCGGCCAGACCATGCGCGAAGTCGTGGCGTCGGTGCAGGACGCCGCCGCCATCATGCACGGCATCACCGGCGCCTCGCGCGAGCAGAGCCATGGCATCGCCCAGGTGAACGCGGCGATGGGCGAGCTGGACGGCATCACGCGCGAGAATGCGGCCTTGGTGGAAGAAGCGGCGGCGGCTTCGGTGAGCGTGGCCGAGCAGGCGGCGCACCTGTCGCAGGCATTATCGGTGTTCAAGCTGGCGCACAAGGCGGCTGCATGA